Proteins co-encoded in one Haloarcula pelagica genomic window:
- a CDS encoding helix-turn-helix domain-containing protein, with protein MKHLQVTVQVDDDHAPEFFELLADSPAVTEARLVDWSMTAGDQSTLLYTIDGDPTTFAERATDTEGIDSVELSETTQGRTYVLVVMRPRETPLFAAIQRASTQPGLIVRKPIVYRDGTMSARVVGDASPLQRALDAAPDGVEVRIDEIGRLQWHADDPVVGLSDRQREAVTVALELGYYNQPRGATHEDVAAELGCAPPTASDHLQKAEANIVRAVMDEFGIDA; from the coding sequence GTGAAGCACCTCCAGGTCACCGTTCAGGTCGACGACGACCACGCACCGGAATTTTTCGAGCTACTGGCCGACTCGCCGGCCGTCACCGAAGCCCGTCTGGTCGACTGGAGTATGACGGCTGGGGACCAGTCGACGCTCCTGTACACCATCGATGGTGACCCGACGACGTTCGCCGAGCGAGCGACCGACACCGAGGGGATCGACTCGGTCGAACTGTCCGAGACGACGCAGGGGCGGACCTACGTGTTGGTCGTCATGCGGCCGAGGGAGACGCCGCTGTTCGCCGCTATCCAGCGCGCGAGCACACAGCCGGGACTCATCGTCCGCAAACCGATCGTCTACCGGGACGGGACCATGTCCGCCCGCGTGGTCGGCGACGCTTCGCCACTCCAGCGAGCCCTGGATGCGGCCCCCGACGGTGTCGAGGTACGGATCGACGAAATCGGTCGGCTACAATGGCACGCCGACGATCCGGTGGTCGGACTGAGCGACAGGCAACGTGAGGCAGTCACAGTTGCCCTCGAACTCGGGTACTACAACCAGCCTCGCGGAGCGACTCACGAGGACGTAGCTGCCGAACTCGGTTGTGCACCGCCGACAGCGAGCGATCATCTCCAGAAGGCCGAGGCGAATATCGTCCGCGCGGTGATGGACGAGTTCGGGATCGACGCGTAA
- the phnC gene encoding phosphonate ABC transporter ATP-binding protein, which produces MLEVTDLQKTYPTGDEALKGVTASVRGSETVAMIGPSGAGKSTFIRCINRLTEPSGGTVSLDGKSLTGLDDDALRSARRDIGMIFQEYNLVERLTVMENVLTGRLGYVSAWDAFRRSFPADDIERAYEILERVGLGDMENKRVDELSGGQRQRVGIARAVIQQPKILLVDEPTSSLDPETSETVMRLLTDIAAEQDVPVLINIHEVDLAMEHADRIVGLHGGELVFEGTPDELDDQGLDRVYRGAEVPDNTDSEGVDGAAQNRESPTDTDRPLAGET; this is translated from the coding sequence ATGTTGGAAGTCACCGACCTGCAGAAGACCTACCCGACCGGCGACGAGGCACTCAAAGGCGTCACCGCGTCCGTCAGGGGTAGCGAAACCGTCGCCATGATCGGCCCGAGCGGGGCCGGTAAGAGCACGTTCATCCGGTGTATCAACCGGCTGACCGAGCCCAGCGGCGGCACGGTCAGTCTCGACGGGAAGTCGTTGACCGGACTCGACGACGACGCGTTACGGTCGGCCCGGCGGGACATCGGGATGATCTTCCAGGAGTACAACCTCGTCGAGCGCCTGACCGTCATGGAGAACGTCCTCACCGGCCGGCTGGGGTACGTCTCGGCCTGGGACGCGTTCCGCCGGTCGTTCCCGGCCGACGACATCGAGCGTGCCTACGAGATCCTCGAACGGGTCGGTCTGGGCGACATGGAGAACAAACGCGTCGACGAACTCTCCGGCGGCCAGCGCCAGCGGGTCGGGATCGCACGGGCCGTGATCCAGCAACCGAAGATCCTACTGGTCGACGAGCCCACGTCCAGCCTCGACCCGGAGACCTCCGAGACGGTGATGCGGCTGTTGACCGACATCGCCGCCGAACAGGATGTTCCCGTGTTGATCAACATTCACGAGGTCGACCTGGCGATGGAGCACGCCGACCGCATCGTCGGCCTCCACGGCGGGGAACTCGTCTTCGAAGGGACCCCCGACGAACTCGACGACCAGGGACTCGACCGTGTCTACCGCGGCGCCGAAGTCCCCGACAACACCGACTCCGAGGGGGTCGACGGTGCGGCCCAAAACCGCGAGAGCCCCACGGACACCGACCGTCCGCTCGCGGGGGAGACCTGA
- a CDS encoding AAA family ATPase, translated as MSNIDIDETEVQEIQQSLQTLRQEVGKRIVGQKPVIEQLLACLLCDGNALLESTPGLGKTLLIRTVADATALDFSRVQNTPDLMPSDITGTDVINETSEGTQFRFDPGPIFANVVLADEINRATPKTQAALLEAMQEGQVTAGGDTYELPKPFFVLATQNPIEQEGTYPLPEAQRDRFLLKILLDYPDRGEELDIVNRYTRGPTETIPVDRVLDDGDFTRAQRLVRQMPIADDITERAVELVRATRHDERLEYGASPRASMGIVLAAKARAFLEGRSHVVEGDIEAMARPVLRHRIIVDFTAERDGITPDDVVADLL; from the coding sequence ATGAGTAACATCGACATCGACGAGACAGAGGTACAGGAGATCCAGCAGTCCCTGCAGACGCTCCGCCAGGAGGTCGGGAAGCGGATCGTCGGCCAGAAGCCGGTCATCGAGCAGCTACTCGCCTGTCTGCTCTGTGACGGCAACGCGCTGCTGGAGTCGACACCCGGGCTGGGGAAGACGCTCCTGATCCGAACGGTCGCGGACGCGACCGCGCTCGATTTCTCGCGGGTCCAGAACACCCCGGATCTGATGCCGTCCGACATCACCGGGACGGATGTCATCAACGAGACCAGCGAGGGGACGCAGTTCCGGTTCGACCCGGGACCGATCTTCGCCAACGTCGTCCTGGCCGACGAGATCAACCGGGCGACCCCGAAAACCCAGGCGGCGCTGCTCGAAGCGATGCAGGAAGGCCAGGTGACTGCCGGCGGCGACACCTACGAACTGCCGAAGCCGTTCTTCGTCCTGGCGACCCAGAACCCCATCGAGCAGGAGGGGACCTACCCGCTGCCCGAGGCCCAGCGGGACCGCTTCCTCCTGAAGATCCTGCTCGACTACCCCGATCGGGGCGAGGAACTGGACATCGTCAACCGGTACACGCGGGGTCCGACGGAGACGATCCCCGTCGATCGGGTGCTCGACGACGGCGACTTCACCCGGGCACAGCGGCTCGTCCGCCAGATGCCGATCGCCGACGACATCACAGAGCGGGCGGTCGAACTGGTCCGAGCGACTCGCCACGACGAGCGCCTCGAATACGGTGCCAGCCCGCGGGCGAGCATGGGGATCGTCCTGGCGGCGAAAGCCCGGGCGTTCCTGGAAGGCCGCTCACACGTCGTCGAGGGCGACATCGAGGCGATGGCTCGACCGGTGTTACGCCATCGCATCATCGTCGACTTCACCGCCGAACGGGACGGCATCACCCCCGACGATGTCGTCGCCGACCTGCTATGA
- a CDS encoding tyrosine-type recombinase/integrase, giving the protein MSSDHTGSAAVDGSDDPIGYFLEDITFHGKSTRTRAFYERVLRDFEASLDDVSIVDASHRDCLAYVHGLRTDLSESTVATYASYLHRFFDYMTQVGVFDANPMALVMEEMDESINTDPTRREIEVPSMRSFVADIGHPLDRVVVVTLLKTGMRAGELCNLDLRDLHLDSPGPRPAVPVRAALEGRPDSLYVASAPARGSVSNGEERTASNKRKRDTTIPIDGELASVLRHWLAIRPDTRSDADPLFVSTADSWGKRLTPDMVHHIVETHARERGWYESGGGAEVNVTPHYFRHFFTTHLRDRTGDRGIVKYLRGDVAQDVIDTYTHEWGSRVRDVYREHIYSVV; this is encoded by the coding sequence ATGAGCTCCGACCACACCGGGTCGGCCGCCGTCGACGGGAGCGACGATCCGATCGGGTACTTTCTCGAAGACATCACGTTCCACGGGAAGAGCACGCGGACGCGTGCGTTCTACGAACGGGTGCTTCGGGACTTCGAGGCGTCTCTCGACGACGTATCGATCGTCGATGCGTCACACAGGGATTGCCTGGCATACGTCCACGGGCTTCGGACGGATCTCAGCGAGAGCACCGTGGCGACGTACGCCTCGTACCTCCACCGATTCTTCGACTACATGACGCAGGTCGGTGTGTTCGACGCGAACCCGATGGCGCTGGTCATGGAGGAGATGGACGAATCGATCAACACGGACCCGACACGACGGGAAATCGAGGTCCCGTCGATGCGCTCGTTCGTCGCGGACATAGGTCATCCGCTCGACCGCGTTGTCGTCGTGACGTTACTCAAGACCGGTATGCGTGCCGGCGAGCTATGTAATCTGGATCTCCGGGATCTACACCTCGACTCACCGGGACCGCGCCCAGCCGTTCCGGTCAGGGCAGCCCTCGAAGGGCGGCCGGACTCGCTGTACGTCGCGTCAGCGCCGGCCCGGGGGTCGGTGAGCAACGGGGAAGAGCGGACCGCGTCGAACAAGCGAAAACGCGATACGACGATCCCGATCGACGGCGAACTCGCCTCCGTGTTACGCCACTGGCTCGCGATCCGCCCGGACACGCGTTCGGATGCGGACCCACTGTTCGTCTCGACAGCGGACAGCTGGGGGAAGCGACTTACTCCCGACATGGTCCACCACATCGTCGAGACACACGCACGGGAGCGGGGCTGGTACGAATCCGGCGGCGGTGCCGAAGTGAACGTGACACCACACTACTTCCGACACTTCTTCACGACACACCTCCGTGACCGGACCGGCGACAGAGGGATCGTGAAGTATCTCCGCGGCGACGTGGCTCAGGATGTCATCGACACCTACACACACGAGTGGGGGTCGCGTGTCCGTGATGTCTATCGAGAACACATCTATTCGGTCGTTTGA
- the phnD gene encoding phosphate/phosphite/phosphonate ABC transporter substrate-binding protein, which produces MLAESSSFDPASPAWEENNYLSSALVDADYQRGSTVDLENMRNREVEEVPHGSPVQETPDSESEQLDPDTLVFTESPSEDVQGRFEEDFQAVFDRIEEETGKPVEFSKVNSYAASVEAMRSERAHIANFSTGTTAFAVNLAGAVPFAAGLTPDELFGYRLFATTRADADDIQSVTDFSRDGVKVGHSEPASNSGHQAPSALFDQYFDVTAEEDYTVNFSGGHGNTTRGIAAGDYDAGPICSTCFVDTVEAQSDLSFDDFKVVWASAPFPNGPVAYRYNLKPEIQRGIERAYLESDFAGTDYQERTGYDQFVPIDYSTVFKDIMIIQRYNGVEYTESALGS; this is translated from the coding sequence ATGCTGGCCGAATCGAGTAGTTTCGATCCGGCGAGCCCGGCCTGGGAGGAGAACAACTACCTGTCTTCGGCGCTGGTGGACGCGGACTACCAGCGCGGGTCGACGGTCGACCTGGAGAACATGCGAAACCGGGAAGTCGAGGAGGTCCCTCACGGGAGTCCGGTTCAGGAGACTCCCGACAGCGAGAGCGAACAGCTCGACCCGGACACGCTGGTGTTCACCGAGAGCCCGAGCGAGGACGTTCAGGGCCGGTTCGAGGAGGACTTCCAGGCCGTCTTCGACCGTATCGAGGAGGAAACGGGCAAACCGGTCGAGTTCAGCAAGGTCAACAGCTACGCGGCGTCCGTCGAGGCGATGCGATCCGAGCGGGCTCATATCGCCAACTTCTCGACCGGGACGACGGCGTTCGCCGTCAATCTCGCCGGGGCAGTGCCGTTCGCGGCGGGGCTCACGCCCGACGAACTGTTCGGGTACCGACTGTTCGCGACCACGCGCGCCGACGCCGACGACATCCAGAGCGTCACCGACTTCTCGCGCGACGGCGTGAAGGTGGGCCACTCCGAGCCGGCGTCGAACTCCGGGCACCAGGCCCCCTCGGCGCTGTTCGACCAGTACTTCGACGTGACCGCCGAGGAGGACTACACGGTGAACTTCTCGGGTGGTCACGGGAACACGACGCGGGGCATCGCGGCCGGTGACTACGACGCCGGGCCGATCTGTTCGACCTGTTTCGTCGACACCGTCGAGGCCCAGAGCGACCTGAGCTTCGACGACTTCAAAGTCGTCTGGGCGTCGGCCCCGTTCCCGAACGGCCCCGTTGCGTACCGGTACAACCTCAAGCCCGAGATCCAGCGCGGCATCGAGCGGGCGTATCTCGAATCCGACTTCGCGGGGACCGATTACCAGGAGCGGACCGGCTACGACCAGTTCGTTCCGATCGACTACAGCACGGTGTTCAAAGACATCATGATCATCCAGCGGTACAACGGCGTCGAGTACACCGAGAGCGCACTCGGCTCATAG
- a CDS encoding AI-2E family transporter, producing MASYDVDVDWPRAFWIGFGVVLTAALLFVVYSFIGTFVFGVFLYYATRPLFRRVYRHVRQRTVAAMLSLFLLALPVLILLYYTIAISLQEFQRFSRNVDLGPYENVLDPYVDVSTVVQNPQSLLSGAGGTDAVVSTLTQLLDFLGLVGTGLVHAFVMFAFAFYMLRDGPRLAEWGKNLIDHHGVLDRYFHEVDRSFHRVFYGNILNAIVTGAIGAITFSLVDIVAPTGLGVPYPALTGLLAGAASLIPIIGMKIVYIPISGYLAAQTAFNGQEWWFVILFFATAFLVVDTIPDLLVRPYVSSGGSVSFGPFGSSAAESVGTPQPALHTGTLMFAYIFGPFLFGWYGIFLAPMFLVLVVHFARFVLPELVNGSTVKPYAVDPAMDFEHDESVEEPESTEIQPAPETDDTTAGDPTPE from the coding sequence ATGGCCTCGTACGACGTGGACGTTGACTGGCCACGCGCCTTCTGGATCGGTTTCGGCGTGGTGTTGACGGCCGCCCTCCTCTTCGTCGTCTACTCGTTTATCGGGACGTTCGTGTTCGGGGTGTTCCTCTACTACGCGACACGGCCGCTGTTCCGACGGGTGTACAGACACGTCCGCCAGCGGACGGTGGCGGCGATGCTCTCGTTGTTCCTGCTTGCCCTCCCGGTGTTGATACTGCTGTACTACACCATCGCGATCTCGCTGCAGGAGTTCCAGCGGTTCAGCAGAAACGTGGATCTGGGTCCCTACGAGAACGTTCTCGATCCCTACGTCGATGTCTCGACCGTGGTCCAGAACCCACAGTCGCTGCTCAGCGGCGCCGGGGGGACGGACGCCGTCGTCTCGACGCTCACGCAGCTCCTTGACTTTCTGGGGTTGGTCGGGACCGGCCTCGTCCACGCCTTCGTCATGTTCGCGTTCGCGTTCTACATGCTCCGGGACGGCCCCCGACTGGCCGAGTGGGGAAAGAACCTGATCGACCACCACGGCGTCCTCGACCGCTACTTCCACGAGGTCGACCGGAGTTTCCATCGGGTGTTCTACGGGAACATCCTGAACGCGATCGTCACGGGGGCGATCGGTGCGATCACGTTCAGCCTCGTCGACATCGTCGCACCGACTGGACTGGGCGTGCCGTACCCGGCGTTGACCGGACTGCTGGCGGGCGCTGCGAGCCTCATCCCGATCATCGGCATGAAGATCGTCTACATCCCGATCAGTGGCTATCTCGCCGCACAGACGGCGTTCAACGGACAGGAGTGGTGGTTCGTGATCCTGTTCTTCGCGACCGCTTTCCTCGTCGTCGACACCATCCCCGACCTGCTCGTCCGGCCCTACGTCTCCAGTGGTGGTTCGGTCTCGTTCGGACCGTTCGGGTCCAGTGCGGCCGAATCGGTCGGTACCCCACAGCCTGCGTTGCACACGGGCACGCTGATGTTCGCGTACATCTTCGGGCCGTTCCTGTTCGGATGGTACGGGATCTTCCTGGCACCGATGTTCCTGGTTCTGGTGGTCCACTTCGCCCGGTTCGTGCTCCCAGAACTGGTCAACGGCTCGACGGTCAAGCCCTACGCCGTCGACCCGGCGATGGATTTCGAGCACGACGAGTCGGTCGAGGAACCCGAATCGACGGAGATCCAGCCTGCCCCCGAGACGGACGACACCACCGCAGGCGATCCGACTCCCGAGTGA
- a CDS encoding cupin domain-containing protein — MDGAPVDGPSLELDPESAASARLRQSSHPLVSDPVSETWATLLERPESGETDRPVLVQWVSSDSPAPPAHYHPKTETFTALDGRLTVVRDGDPVRLDPGESLTVDAGVAHTFRNDTAGPVAFEAELPSMRTVKGLYTAWGLAHERGTDGDGTFAGPGPVQSLLIAADLSTETTMTAVPVSVQRLLWATVGRLARLSGTTGIDEAYLDASFWNRHVEQPAWEDSADVAY; from the coding sequence GTGGATGGTGCCCCCGTCGACGGGCCGTCACTCGAACTGGACCCCGAGAGTGCTGCGAGTGCTCGCCTGCGGCAGTCGTCTCACCCCCTCGTGTCCGACCCGGTGAGTGAGACGTGGGCGACGCTGCTGGAGCGGCCGGAGTCGGGGGAGACTGATCGCCCAGTTCTGGTCCAGTGGGTGTCGTCGGACTCCCCCGCGCCACCCGCACACTATCACCCGAAGACAGAGACGTTCACGGCGCTCGATGGGCGACTCACCGTCGTCCGCGACGGCGACCCGGTCCGCCTCGACCCCGGAGAATCGCTCACCGTCGACGCTGGAGTGGCGCACACATTCCGCAACGATACTGCCGGACCTGTCGCGTTCGAGGCCGAACTCCCGTCGATGCGGACGGTGAAAGGGCTCTACACAGCGTGGGGACTGGCCCACGAGCGTGGCACCGACGGAGACGGGACCTTCGCTGGGCCAGGGCCGGTGCAGTCGCTCCTGATCGCTGCGGATCTGTCTACCGAGACCACGATGACGGCGGTCCCGGTCTCGGTCCAGCGGCTCCTCTGGGCGACCGTCGGGCGGCTCGCCCGGCTATCGGGGACCACCGGTATCGACGAGGCGTACCTCGACGCTTCGTTCTGGAATCGACACGTCGAGCAGCCAGCGTGGGAGGACTCGGCGGATGTGGCGTACTGA
- a CDS encoding DUF2250 domain-containing protein yields MVSRAEIERLRTEADTIMTRIQRVSEALEQARHESGDHWTDGELTLTLETPQGEAIEVALDLDADAAENAQTRYERAKDLEADFERQQSVVGQLAPMPADPVAYLVCYHLDTVEGNYPRSMAGHLDAERKQVESLCAELETAGLLERIESGTVKQRRVKAKKADEVRQHHTYYRLSREGDHLLRFLGEREGKRNVLRHLPDGRTIARRLARGGPDYPRMTAEELELEFEYVRHLYRALHRVGLVTVYEGSTIKGTERKLKPKAETHRKHTYYVTTDTAEELLRDLEE; encoded by the coding sequence ATGGTCTCACGGGCCGAGATCGAACGCCTCCGGACGGAAGCAGACACGATCATGACCCGTATCCAGCGGGTGAGCGAGGCTCTCGAACAGGCTCGTCACGAGTCGGGCGACCACTGGACGGACGGCGAACTTACACTCACCCTGGAGACGCCCCAGGGGGAGGCGATCGAGGTGGCGCTGGACTTAGATGCCGACGCCGCCGAGAACGCACAGACCCGATACGAACGGGCGAAAGACCTGGAAGCCGATTTCGAGCGCCAACAGTCCGTCGTGGGACAGCTCGCGCCGATGCCGGCCGACCCGGTCGCGTATCTCGTCTGTTACCACCTCGATACTGTCGAGGGTAACTACCCCCGGTCGATGGCCGGTCACCTCGACGCCGAGCGAAAACAGGTCGAGTCGCTCTGTGCGGAACTGGAGACGGCCGGACTGCTCGAACGTATCGAATCGGGAACGGTCAAGCAACGGCGCGTGAAAGCCAAGAAGGCCGACGAAGTGCGCCAACACCACACGTACTACAGACTCTCACGGGAGGGCGACCACCTCCTTCGGTTCCTCGGCGAGCGCGAGGGGAAACGAAACGTCTTGCGACACCTCCCGGACGGCCGGACGATCGCGCGGCGACTCGCCCGCGGCGGGCCGGACTATCCCCGGATGACCGCCGAAGAACTGGAACTGGAGTTCGAATACGTCCGCCACCTCTACCGGGCGTTACACCGGGTCGGCCTCGTCACCGTCTACGAGGGGAGCACGATCAAGGGGACCGAGCGAAAGCTCAAACCGAAAGCCGAGACCCACCGGAAACACACCTACTACGTCACGACCGACACGGCCGAGGAACTCCTGCGGGACCTCGAGGAGTGA
- a CDS encoding DUF5805 domain-containing protein, whose amino-acid sequence MADEGGGERAAVRTYVPEYQKQHWQDHADELGMSQSEFVRTMVQAGRTGFEPADHAASDNDSTAPREQPGSPDATPGVKGVKNRLQEVLDDGDFHDWDDLLTELTDSIEDQLEDALQELQAEGVVTYSGRHGGYVIDE is encoded by the coding sequence ATGGCAGACGAAGGTGGCGGCGAGCGAGCAGCTGTGCGAACGTACGTCCCGGAGTACCAGAAACAGCACTGGCAGGACCACGCTGACGAACTCGGGATGAGTCAGAGCGAGTTCGTCCGGACGATGGTCCAGGCGGGCCGCACGGGGTTCGAGCCTGCCGACCATGCAGCGTCGGACAACGACTCGACGGCCCCTCGCGAGCAGCCCGGTTCTCCCGACGCTACCCCTGGGGTCAAGGGGGTGAAAAACCGGCTGCAGGAGGTTCTCGACGACGGTGACTTCCACGACTGGGACGACCTGCTCACGGAGCTGACAGACAGTATCGAGGACCAACTCGAAGACGCGCTCCAGGAGCTTCAGGCCGAGGGCGTCGTGACCTACAGCGGCCGCCACGGCGGCTACGTGATCGACGAATGA
- a CDS encoding type II CAAX prenyl endopeptidase Rce1 family protein, with protein MWRTDTDRPTFSGGTTVPAAAYLAVIAVLSGLLFVTRGGSPSPVVGMAWGALLVVLAIGAFGIEGGSARSVLPAARTLVPVTTVLLAFWGAYNLVAYGLALSGVPGFEATWPSAAGHPLAYLAALVSSILFTAIPEELFFRAYLQQKIVALAGSETRRTVAAAVVVVAVLFALFHLPRWLASGHGVGTALAVRLFGLALMGLAYGLVYAMTGNLWLVALFHATMNQPPFLVTVSLPSELHLVVGLVEYTAIVSVVALSGAVTERDWPAISWVQRDGTS; from the coding sequence ATGTGGCGTACTGACACGGATCGACCGACGTTCTCGGGCGGGACGACAGTCCCCGCCGCCGCGTACCTCGCCGTGATAGCCGTCCTCTCCGGACTACTGTTCGTAACCCGGGGCGGCTCACCGTCACCGGTTGTGGGGATGGCCTGGGGCGCTCTCCTCGTCGTTCTCGCGATCGGTGCGTTCGGTATCGAGGGCGGCTCGGCGCGCTCGGTCCTCCCGGCCGCCCGAACGCTCGTCCCCGTGACGACGGTTCTCCTGGCGTTCTGGGGGGCGTACAACCTGGTCGCGTACGGCCTCGCGCTGAGTGGTGTTCCCGGGTTCGAGGCGACGTGGCCGAGCGCCGCTGGTCACCCGCTCGCGTATCTCGCCGCGCTGGTCAGTTCGATCCTGTTTACCGCGATTCCGGAGGAGCTGTTCTTCCGGGCGTACCTCCAGCAGAAGATCGTCGCACTGGCGGGTTCGGAAACCCGACGAACGGTCGCCGCTGCCGTCGTGGTTGTGGCGGTCCTATTCGCTCTCTTTCATCTCCCGAGGTGGCTCGCGTCGGGACACGGCGTCGGTACCGCGCTGGCCGTCCGGCTGTTCGGGCTGGCGCTCATGGGACTCGCCTACGGGCTCGTCTACGCGATGACGGGAAACCTCTGGCTGGTCGCGCTGTTCCACGCGACGATGAACCAGCCACCGTTTCTGGTGACCGTGAGTCTCCCGTCCGAACTCCACCTCGTCGTCGGCCTCGTCGAATACACCGCCATCGTCTCGGTGGTCGCTCTCTCCGGAGCCGTTACCGAGCGAGACTGGCCAGCGATCAGTTGGGTTCAGCGGGATGGAACGTCCTGA
- a CDS encoding DUF7502 family protein translates to MATDRDDVEAALTAVHRERYKATLVTAVADAVVALLVVNLALSVLVVDALPETIGPVATSTAASVTTGVVVLATSTIVNVRRFSLERFEAANPNLEAAVRTARDVLSSDGDGTMARLLYGDLVDRLGEASSQQLLRARWLAARLVVVLVVSLLTLQVAVAGLTVDPLPAQNTPGDGGAGQSPGGGGSPNPQTPGQEGLQSGDDVLGDPQDVPEGSDPLDSNVSGGPGGDGDRSPASYDRQGLTAGDDGIETQRSGFDDPGEVEDADLIREYTLRVTRNETDE, encoded by the coding sequence ATGGCAACTGACAGAGACGATGTCGAGGCGGCGCTGACCGCGGTCCACCGGGAGCGGTACAAGGCGACGCTCGTGACCGCCGTCGCCGACGCGGTGGTCGCCCTACTCGTGGTCAACCTCGCGCTCTCGGTACTGGTGGTCGACGCGCTCCCCGAGACGATCGGTCCGGTCGCCACCTCGACAGCCGCCAGCGTCACGACCGGGGTCGTCGTGCTGGCTACCAGCACAATCGTCAACGTCAGACGGTTCTCGCTGGAGCGGTTCGAGGCGGCGAACCCGAACCTGGAGGCCGCCGTCCGGACGGCCAGGGACGTGCTCTCGTCGGACGGTGACGGCACGATGGCCCGGCTGTTGTACGGCGACCTGGTCGACCGCCTCGGCGAGGCGTCGAGCCAACAGCTCCTCCGGGCGCGCTGGCTCGCCGCCAGACTCGTCGTCGTGCTGGTCGTGAGCCTGCTGACCCTCCAGGTGGCCGTCGCCGGACTCACCGTCGACCCGCTGCCGGCACAGAACACCCCCGGCGACGGCGGGGCCGGCCAGAGTCCGGGCGGCGGCGGGTCGCCGAACCCACAGACCCCGGGCCAGGAGGGGCTCCAGTCCGGCGACGACGTGCTGGGCGACCCCCAGGATGTCCCCGAGGGGAGCGACCCGCTGGACTCGAACGTCTCCGGCGGTCCCGGCGGGGACGGCGACCGGAGCCCGGCGAGCTACGACCGCCAGGGGCTGACCGCCGGCGACGACGGGATCGAGACCCAGCGGAGCGGGTTCGACGACCCGGGGGAGGTCGAGGACGCGGACCTCATCCGCGAGTACACGCTACGCGTCACGAGGAACGAAACAGATGAGTAA
- a CDS encoding DUF58 domain-containing protein, with product MISPAFLDELDRFGGSIDRLANARQRGEQRSTVLGEGLTFSDYRNYVPGDDTRLVDWKLYGRTGELYVKQFESERNLTVHVLLDASESMAAGEDESNKFEYAAKLGLGFCSLAAGEHNDFRFSLLGETFERLDTGASNQGAVLGLIDRLNATEPAGETAFASALSEYAGTINSRSLVLVASDFLADVDAVAEGLDALADNYLVLAHVHSPEERDPPTSGETIFKGMERPQTIRTYFGARQRRSYQERLDSHIESISEAARHRRAKHVEVTTDEDFFDAFARTWVV from the coding sequence ATGATATCACCGGCCTTCCTCGACGAACTCGACCGCTTCGGGGGGTCGATCGACCGGCTGGCGAACGCCAGACAGCGCGGCGAACAACGCTCGACGGTGCTTGGCGAGGGGCTGACCTTCAGCGACTACCGGAACTACGTCCCCGGCGACGACACCCGGCTGGTCGACTGGAAGCTCTACGGTCGGACCGGCGAACTGTACGTCAAGCAGTTCGAGTCCGAGCGTAACCTGACGGTTCACGTCCTCCTGGACGCGAGCGAGTCGATGGCCGCCGGCGAGGACGAGTCGAACAAGTTCGAGTACGCGGCGAAACTGGGACTGGGCTTCTGTTCGCTGGCCGCCGGCGAACACAACGACTTCCGCTTTTCCCTGCTGGGCGAGACGTTCGAGCGCCTCGACACCGGGGCCTCGAACCAGGGTGCGGTACTGGGACTGATCGATCGGCTGAACGCGACCGAGCCGGCCGGCGAGACGGCGTTCGCGTCGGCGCTGTCGGAGTACGCCGGGACGATCAACTCCCGGTCGCTCGTGCTGGTGGCTAGTGACTTTCTGGCGGACGTAGACGCGGTCGCGGAGGGACTGGACGCGCTGGCGGACAACTACCTCGTACTCGCACACGTCCACTCTCCCGAGGAGCGGGACCCACCCACGTCGGGGGAGACGATCTTCAAGGGGATGGAACGGCCACAGACGATCCGGACCTACTTCGGAGCCCGACAGCGCCGGTCCTACCAGGAACGGCTGGACTCGCATATCGAGTCGATCTCCGAGGCCGCCCGCCACCGGCGGGCCAAACACGTCGAAGTGACCACCGACGAGGACTTCTTCGACGCCTTCGCCCGCACCTGGGTCGTCTGA